In a genomic window of Candidatus Avedoeria danica:
- a CDS encoding zinc metallopeptidase, whose product MFGSGSYMLWVLLPSLALSLYAQWRVKSAYGRWSRVVNARGLNGAAVARAIMEARGLTHVGIESIQGVMTDHYDPRGKVIRLSESSVQPSVAAMAIVAHELGHAEQDKVGDAMLNLRAALVPAANLGSGLAMWLLIGGFALQSMGSIGLGGLVAWTGVLMFSAAVLFTLVTLPVEFDASRRAKRTLGELGLVSGSDAQGVNAVLDAAALTYVAAAAGAVLQLLYWVSLLTGRRD is encoded by the coding sequence ATGTTTGGCTCAGGGTCATACATGCTCTGGGTACTGTTGCCCAGCCTCGCCCTCTCGCTGTACGCGCAGTGGCGCGTGAAGAGCGCCTATGGCCGTTGGTCGCGCGTCGTGAACGCCCGCGGCCTGAATGGCGCCGCTGTGGCGCGTGCGATCATGGAGGCACGGGGCCTCACCCACGTTGGAATCGAGAGCATCCAAGGCGTGATGACGGATCACTACGACCCGCGCGGCAAGGTCATCCGGCTGTCCGAGTCCAGCGTCCAGCCCTCCGTCGCCGCGATGGCGATCGTGGCCCATGAACTCGGCCACGCCGAGCAGGACAAGGTGGGCGACGCGATGCTGAACCTTCGCGCGGCGCTCGTTCCGGCGGCAAACCTGGGGTCGGGGCTGGCGATGTGGTTGTTGATCGGCGGCTTCGCCTTGCAGTCGATGGGCTCAATCGGGCTCGGCGGCCTTGTCGCTTGGACCGGCGTGCTGATGTTCAGCGCGGCCGTCCTCTTCACGCTCGTCACGCTGCCCGTCGAGTTCGACGCCAGCCGGCGGGCCAAGCGCACGCTGGGCGAACTCGGCTTGGTGTCGGGGAGCGACGCGCAGGGCGTCAACGCCGTCCTCGACGCCGCGGCGCTGACCTATGTGGCGGCGGCGGCCGGGGCTGTGCTCCAGCTGCTGTACTGGGTCTCGCTGCTGACCGGTCGGCGCGATTAG
- a CDS encoding VWA domain-containing protein — protein MLRLRLTSSRRLPRLPAGPGRRTVAFVAGAALGGIALARGLGAQDAPALPTPPTSCFDPNPFIATTCFARGTTFEDEPAVVLFRDSPDDTAHYPVATIGQVGSLWGLAYDAQRDVLYAAAYHKRNTHYGPLGPGGIYGIHVARSDVTPLWTVPNAGSNIHDDTNNYQPDDRGRNPVSETSLGDIDLSDDGKTLFVMNLYDKKIYRYDVGTGKLLGSFFSGGDSQAWRREARPFALAVRDGWLFHGVVNSQRKGQSDTALWAYVFASKPDGTAMRKVASLFMGYDRGPNTQGWRPWPEDDDQGWRRQEYPLPLLTDIEFNRAGDMILGFRDRYIDTGPSLTEVYRRASGDVVLARKTGALTWEVEDLTKGEFYTGDDLAQPGANNDFAEITDGGLTQLMGRDVVVSTAINPFRGYSDGAVWFDNATGGDIAREELLYNRLRHEGPQGKMQGLGDAEQVCFTPPTPTPTNTAPTETPTPTETPSPSVVPSATPTETPTRTSTPDRYRIYLPQGETICLPKRQYVDVVLVLDRSTSMLRPVVPGGVPKNEAAIDAAKVFVDLLELTPDALGRHDNVAVVGFNDTAWTEAGLTNDRDEVLAVLEGLRSKTAEGTRLDLALTEGQRPLEGPGRVKANLPVMILLTDGLPNRVPTPTAGGRQEDTVLAAATAAKDRGTMLFTIGLGTTRDIYPRLMIAAASEPWAYHYAPQPEDLAGIYAQIADVFIYCDRPKAPRPTPCVPEFVHTDVVLALDMSTSMYRTTRAGRTKHAAAIEAAKAFVRQLDFEPDGWAREDTAAVVGFNDTAWTSLAFSDRPADVETALDRLLDKIAEGTRLDLALAEAGAAMARGPRTPENHGTVILLTDGLPNRVPTPEGGGKQEDTVLAAAAALKATGARLFTIGLGEEDDVFKQLLRDAASSPEDFFFAPDGEDLEGIYRQIAGRIRPCP, from the coding sequence GTGCTCCGCCTCCGATTGACCTCCTCCCGCCGCTTGCCCCGCCTGCCCGCCGGACCGGGTCGACGAACGGTTGCGTTCGTCGCGGGCGCCGCGCTCGGCGGAATCGCCCTCGCGCGCGGGCTCGGCGCGCAGGACGCACCGGCGCTGCCGACGCCGCCCACCAGCTGCTTCGACCCCAACCCGTTCATCGCCACGACGTGCTTCGCGCGCGGAACGACGTTCGAGGACGAGCCGGCGGTCGTCCTCTTCCGCGACTCACCCGACGACACCGCCCACTACCCGGTGGCCACGATCGGACAGGTCGGGTCGCTGTGGGGCCTGGCGTACGATGCCCAGCGCGACGTGCTGTACGCCGCGGCATACCACAAGCGGAACACGCACTACGGACCGCTCGGCCCAGGGGGGATCTACGGCATCCACGTGGCCCGCTCCGACGTCACGCCGCTGTGGACGGTGCCGAATGCCGGGAGCAACATCCACGACGACACGAACAACTACCAGCCGGACGACCGCGGACGCAATCCGGTGTCGGAGACGAGCCTCGGCGACATCGACCTGTCCGACGACGGCAAGACGCTGTTCGTCATGAACCTGTACGACAAGAAGATCTATCGCTACGACGTGGGCACCGGCAAGCTGCTCGGCAGCTTCTTCAGCGGCGGCGACAGCCAGGCCTGGCGCCGTGAGGCGCGTCCGTTCGCGCTGGCCGTGCGCGATGGTTGGCTGTTCCACGGCGTGGTGAACAGCCAGCGCAAAGGGCAGAGCGATACCGCGCTCTGGGCGTATGTCTTCGCTTCCAAGCCCGACGGCACGGCGATGCGGAAGGTGGCCAGCCTGTTCATGGGCTACGACCGCGGCCCGAACACCCAGGGCTGGCGCCCGTGGCCCGAAGACGACGATCAGGGCTGGCGGCGCCAGGAATATCCGCTGCCCCTGCTGACGGACATCGAGTTCAACCGGGCCGGCGACATGATCCTTGGGTTCCGCGACCGCTACATCGACACCGGGCCGTCGCTGACCGAGGTCTATCGGCGGGCGTCCGGCGACGTCGTCCTGGCGCGCAAGACGGGCGCGCTCACCTGGGAGGTCGAGGACCTGACCAAGGGCGAGTTCTACACGGGCGACGACCTGGCCCAGCCCGGCGCGAACAACGACTTCGCCGAGATCACCGACGGCGGCCTGACGCAGCTGATGGGCCGCGACGTCGTCGTCTCGACGGCCATCAACCCGTTCCGCGGCTACTCGGACGGCGCCGTGTGGTTCGACAACGCGACGGGGGGCGACATCGCCCGCGAGGAGCTGCTCTACAACCGCCTGCGCCACGAGGGTCCGCAGGGCAAGATGCAGGGCCTCGGCGACGCCGAGCAGGTCTGCTTCACGCCGCCGACGCCGACGCCGACGAACACCGCGCCGACGGAGACCCCGACGCCCACCGAGACGCCGTCCCCGTCGGTCGTGCCGAGCGCGACCCCGACGGAGACGCCGACACGCACGTCGACGCCGGACCGCTACCGGATCTACCTCCCGCAGGGCGAGACGATCTGCCTGCCCAAGCGCCAGTACGTCGACGTCGTCCTCGTGCTGGACCGCTCGACGTCGATGCTGCGGCCCGTCGTGCCGGGCGGCGTGCCGAAGAACGAGGCGGCGATCGACGCGGCCAAGGTGTTCGTCGACCTGCTCGAGCTGACGCCCGACGCGCTCGGGCGGCACGACAACGTGGCGGTCGTCGGCTTCAACGACACGGCGTGGACGGAGGCGGGGCTGACGAACGATCGGGACGAGGTGCTGGCGGTGCTCGAGGGTTTGCGGTCCAAGACCGCCGAGGGGACACGCCTCGACCTCGCGCTGACCGAGGGCCAGCGGCCGCTGGAGGGGCCGGGGCGGGTGAAGGCGAACCTGCCGGTCATGATCCTCCTGACGGACGGCCTGCCCAACCGCGTCCCGACGCCGACGGCGGGCGGGCGGCAGGAGGACACCGTGCTGGCGGCGGCGACGGCGGCCAAGGATCGGGGGACGATGCTCTTCACGATCGGCCTCGGCACGACGCGGGACATCTACCCGCGGCTGATGATCGCCGCCGCCTCCGAGCCGTGGGCCTACCACTATGCGCCGCAGCCCGAGGACCTGGCCGGGATCTACGCCCAGATCGCGGACGTGTTCATCTACTGCGACCGCCCGAAGGCACCGCGGCCGACGCCCTGCGTGCCCGAGTTCGTCCACACGGACGTCGTGCTCGCCCTGGACATGAGCACGTCGATGTACCGCACGACGCGCGCCGGGCGCACGAAGCACGCGGCGGCGATCGAGGCCGCCAAGGCGTTCGTCCGCCAACTGGACTTCGAGCCGGACGGCTGGGCGCGCGAGGACACGGCGGCGGTCGTCGGCTTCAACGACACGGCGTGGACGTCGCTGGCGTTCAGCGACCGGCCGGCGGACGTCGAGACGGCGCTGGACCGGCTGTTGGACAAGATCGCCGAGGGAACGCGCCTCGACCTCGCGCTGGCGGAAGCCGGGGCGGCGATGGCGCGCGGGCCGCGGACACCCGAGAACCACGGCACGGTGATCCTCCTGACGGACGGCCTGCCCAACCGCGTCCCGACGCCCGAGGGGGGAGGCAAACAGGAGGACACCGTGCTCGCGGCCGCCGCGGCGCTGAAGGCCACCGGCGCACGGCTGTTCACGATCGGGCTCGGCGAGGAGGACGACGTGTTCAAGCAGCTGCTCCGGGATGCCGCTTCGTCGCCGGAGGACTTCTTCTTCGCGCCGGACGGGGAGGATCTGGAGGGGATTTATCGGCAGATTGCGGGGCGGATTCGGCCTTGTCCGTAG
- a CDS encoding ABC-2 family transporter protein, whose protein sequence is MDARDDVLSGLRHHLGLLIRLVRAQVRSQLQYRVSFTMDVVSSFLMFGFEFGALAALFVRFETLGGWTLGEVAFMGGLTAVSFKTMDMLFSGFDPPAFGEHVRKGTFDAILLRPAPLTLQVLGSRFVLMRVGAIAEGVAVFGLALWLVDVQWTAAKLAFLPLVVLGQLAFFAALFVIGSTVTFWTVDSIEAMNILTYGGHELNQYPAHIYPLGLRRFFTYIVPTLFLAYYPTLYVLDKPDPTGMPPWVRFIGPLIGLGAFAGAMAIWRIGIRHYRSTGT, encoded by the coding sequence ATGGATGCGCGCGACGACGTCCTGTCCGGACTGCGCCACCACCTTGGCCTGCTCATCCGGCTCGTCCGCGCGCAGGTGCGCTCACAGCTCCAGTACCGCGTCTCGTTCACGATGGACGTCGTCTCGTCGTTCCTCATGTTCGGATTCGAGTTCGGTGCGCTGGCCGCGCTGTTCGTCCGCTTCGAGACGCTCGGAGGCTGGACGCTGGGCGAGGTCGCGTTCATGGGCGGCCTGACCGCCGTTTCCTTCAAGACGATGGACATGCTCTTCAGCGGCTTCGACCCACCGGCATTCGGCGAACACGTCCGCAAAGGCACGTTCGACGCGATCCTGCTCCGGCCGGCGCCGCTCACCCTTCAGGTCCTCGGCTCGCGCTTCGTCCTCATGCGCGTTGGGGCGATCGCCGAGGGCGTCGCGGTCTTCGGCCTGGCGCTGTGGCTTGTCGACGTCCAATGGACCGCCGCCAAGCTCGCCTTCCTGCCGCTCGTCGTCCTCGGCCAGCTGGCCTTCTTCGCCGCCCTCTTCGTCATCGGTTCGACCGTCACGTTCTGGACCGTCGATTCGATCGAGGCGATGAACATCCTGACCTACGGCGGCCACGAGCTGAACCAATACCCGGCCCACATCTACCCGCTCGGGCTGCGGCGCTTCTTCACCTACATCGTCCCGACGCTTTTCCTGGCCTACTACCCGACGCTCTACGTGCTCGACAAGCCCGACCCGACCGGCATGCCGCCGTGGGTGCGCTTCATCGGCCCGCTCATCGGCCTGGGCGCGTTCGCCGGCGCGATGGCGATCTGGCGAATCGGCATCCGCCACTACCGGAGCACGGGCACATGA
- a CDS encoding ABC-2 family transporter protein → MVFLAIARQSFRRHLTYRAAAAAGLLTNFFFGMVRVAVITALYDGRSEAAGITLPAAITFTALSQAVIGPLAAFSWFDVMRSVHSGEIAGDLLRPIGYLTYWLANDFGRALTQFLLRGVPMLIGYVLLFPWIAPAGTHFVWPQGGAMWAATGLCAVLAWLISFGWRFLSNLSAFWSPDARGIIRFVFSLSWFASGFLFPLRYFPDWLQRLCALTPFAYTVNAITEVYLGLQQGDNVVRLLAIQAAWAAALLVAGALVLRAGVRRLVILGG, encoded by the coding sequence ATGGTCTTTCTCGCCATCGCCCGCCAGAGCTTCCGCCGCCACCTCACGTACCGCGCCGCCGCCGCCGCCGGCCTGCTGACGAACTTCTTTTTCGGTATGGTCCGCGTCGCCGTGATCACCGCGCTCTACGACGGCCGGTCGGAGGCCGCCGGCATCACGCTGCCCGCCGCCATCACGTTCACCGCGCTCAGCCAGGCCGTCATCGGCCCGCTGGCGGCGTTCAGCTGGTTCGACGTGATGCGCAGCGTCCACTCGGGCGAGATCGCGGGCGACCTGCTCCGTCCGATCGGCTACCTGACGTACTGGCTGGCCAACGACTTCGGCCGCGCGCTCACGCAGTTCCTGCTGCGCGGCGTGCCGATGCTCATCGGCTACGTCCTCCTGTTCCCGTGGATCGCCCCCGCCGGCACGCACTTCGTGTGGCCGCAGGGCGGCGCGATGTGGGCGGCCACAGGCCTGTGCGCCGTGCTGGCGTGGCTGATCAGCTTCGGCTGGCGCTTCCTGTCGAACCTCAGCGCCTTCTGGTCGCCCGACGCGCGAGGGATCATCCGCTTCGTCTTTTCGCTCAGCTGGTTCGCATCGGGGTTCCTGTTCCCGCTGCGCTACTTCCCGGACTGGCTGCAACGGCTCTGCGCACTGACGCCGTTCGCCTACACCGTCAACGCGATCACGGAGGTGTATCTGGGCTTACAGCAGGGAGACAATGTGGTGCGCCTCCTCGCGATCCAGGCCGCCTGGGCCGCCGCGCTCCTCGTCGCCGGCGCCCTCGTCCTGCGCGCCGGCGTGCGTCGCCTCGTCATCCTCGGCGGTTGA
- a CDS encoding ATP-binding cassette domain-containing protein, which translates to MNERFGELGRDEPLIAVSELAKHFAVRRRPTVRAVDGVTFSVAPGELVGYLGPNGAGKSTTLKMLTGLLVPTSGDVTVAGRIPWRERRAHVATIGAVFGQRTSLWWDLPVIESFDLLRYIYRIPPERYRANLDAFRDLLDLDAFLQSPVRSLSLGQRMRADFAAAMLHDPDVLFLDEPTIGLDVVAKERVRRFIRHLNAERGTTVLLTTHDLADVERLCDRVLIIDGGRLLYDGNLTELQRRFGGRRELVVDLAEDVDGAADAGGDVRLDDARLAVHGAEVIARDGPRITYAFDRDATTAADLIARVTQRLKVVDLALKEPDIETTVRRIYEERLLDA; encoded by the coding sequence ATGAACGAACGGTTCGGCGAATTGGGGCGCGACGAGCCGCTCATCGCCGTCAGCGAGCTCGCCAAGCACTTCGCCGTGCGCCGGCGGCCGACGGTCCGCGCCGTCGACGGCGTCACGTTCAGCGTCGCGCCCGGCGAGCTCGTCGGTTACCTGGGCCCGAACGGCGCCGGCAAGTCGACGACGCTGAAGATGCTCACCGGCCTGCTCGTGCCGACGTCGGGCGACGTCACCGTCGCCGGCCGCATCCCGTGGCGGGAGCGGCGCGCCCACGTGGCCACGATCGGCGCCGTGTTCGGCCAGCGCACGTCGCTATGGTGGGACCTGCCGGTCATCGAGTCGTTCGACCTACTGCGCTACATCTACCGCATCCCGCCCGAACGATATCGAGCGAACCTCGACGCTTTCCGCGACCTGCTCGACCTCGACGCGTTCCTCCAATCACCCGTTCGCTCCCTGTCCCTTGGCCAGCGCATGCGCGCCGACTTCGCCGCGGCCATGCTGCACGATCCGGACGTCCTGTTCCTGGACGAGCCCACGATCGGCCTCGACGTCGTCGCCAAGGAGCGCGTCCGCCGCTTCATCCGCCACCTGAACGCCGAGCGCGGCACGACCGTTCTCCTCACGACGCACGATCTGGCCGATGTCGAGCGCTTGTGCGACCGTGTCCTGATCATCGACGGTGGCCGGCTGCTCTACGACGGCAACCTGACCGAGCTCCAGCGGCGCTTCGGCGGCCGCCGCGAGCTCGTCGTCGACTTGGCCGAGGATGTCGACGGTGCGGCGGACGCCGGCGGCGACGTTCGGCTGGACGACGCCCGCCTCGCCGTCCATGGCGCCGAGGTCATCGCCCGCGACGGCCCGCGGATCACCTATGCCTTCGATCGTGATGCGACGACGGCCGCCGACCTCATCGCCCGCGTGACGCAGCGGTTGAAGGTCGTCGACCTCGCGCTGAAGGAGCCTGACATCGAGACGACCGTTCGGCGGATCTATGAGGAGAGGCTGCTGGACGCATAG